A segment of the Lycium barbarum isolate Lr01 chromosome 7, ASM1917538v2, whole genome shotgun sequence genome:
CATTATTCACCTGCTCCTGCATAGACACGTCAGCACCACCACCCGCTCCGGCGACAGGTGGCGAAGCATTAGGGTTCAAACCAATTGCCATTGACCCGTCCGGCCCATATTTCCTCGGCCTACCTCTCTTCCTCTTCATCGGGTCCGCTAAATTACTGTTCAAACCCTGTGCCACGTCAGCACCGGCAGGAACTTCAGCCGTATACGGCGGTTGTGTACCGGAGATTTGTGTAAACGCCGCCGTAATCTCGCCGGAGTAACCTAAATGCATCGCCGGCGAACTCGACGGAATACTCGCCGGAGAATTTTGAACTCCGGTGATGTTGAAATGATCTCTACTTGGCTCAGATACCGACATTTTTCATCGACTTTTTTCGAAATTAATTAATAAGTTACCTGTAATTTTTCAAATACAAAGTAGCTTTAATTTAACGGCTAACGAacaaaattactttttttttttttttacggaaTTGTAACTGGAAAAATTACAGCTTCAAATCTAAAACCCTAACaaatgttgcaaaaaaaaaaaaaaaaaaacagatcaagcaaaaaaataaggttaaaatACTAAATTAAAGGTTGAAACTTAGTATCAACAACAAACAATAAGtaattaggaaaaaaaaaaggtactatTTGTTTTTCCGAAAATTAATTAATAATCAACAAAATTAACTTTTTTTTACGGTATTGTAACTGGAAAAACTAGAATTTTACAGCTTTTAAAGCTAAAACCCTAAAGTTTGTAAGTTTAAACCCTAGCCCTAGAAATTCAACTGAAAAGCAACACAATTTGATAAATTGATCAGCTTAGCTTTGAAGTCTGCAAATGTTGCagaattttttttcaatttttttttaacagatCAAGCAAAAAAAgctttaaaaaattaaattaaaggtTGAAAAATAGTATCAACCATAAACAagcagtattaaaaaaaaaaactatttgtttttttggaaatttaaaaaatatgaaaTTTCTAATAAAATAAGTAGAGTCTGACTTTTCTCACCTGGAAAATAGGAAATTGTGAAgaaggaagagaaaagaaaatattTAGGGTTTATAGAAGGGAAAAAGAAATAGAAATGGGTTTTTCTGAAAGAATTATTACCTGggaaatataaataattttgTTTTTCTTTGATTTCCGTATATGTTACGTTTGTTGATCAaatgataaaataaaaattaaatatacACATAAAGGTGAAAAAGGAAAAGGCTGGTAAGAAAAGGTAGGTAAGGCTAAAATTGCTCTAGTACAATATAATTATAGATTGCATTTAATTCCAACaccttcctttctttctttctttctttttttttttttcaaatttatcaATGTGAACACGTGACCTTTGGCTAGGTGTAAAAACATCTACTacatggaattttttttttttttaaattcaagtccactaggcttttggcctagggctaattttataaattttatcaaaaaaatcCAGAAGTTTGTACAACCGTAGCCAAAAAGGCTAAtgaaaaatacaaaatttaaactaatgatcaaattaagacttataacttgtcttaatttgatattacaaaATGTTAAAAACTtactaatagaatgaaatttgaaataattgctccataaagaacttctgtttctatatttcacatgctctatatttggccctctatatgcaccaaggcagtacattttctaactaatgaccagttctcagtaggatgagcatcccaaggtgctaataccaccaactaagaaacaaccactaaatagaaattgtatgcccatgtgtactcaagaggtctgttgtgttccatgtgctcaatcattaagagcagtaattccacttcatgtcatttgtcaaaagtgCCTCCAACCAGTTGCAATTTCTTCTCAACATCCTGATTGCACTGTGTTTCGCTGCTTGTTTGTATTCCTTCGGTGTGGTTGTTCTGTGGTACCTGTTGAATTaaaaatcctccatttatgttagtttgtgtacctgcaaccattagcaaacagttagtgtaaaccaaatccttcacattctcctcccaaaggatttgaatgtgaggacctccttttctcccaccttccccctatattcagtctccttaacatgatctaattcttagatagggcagctgtaatttgtcactgttcacaattcttttacagtggctctccatgtcatgaaaggaattgaattgtatgtcccctgtgtccaaagctaaattagccaagtgatctgctaatttgtttccttccctataaatatgctctatcaccaccactttttcctcacttattctccaaatttcttccaccatagtaatgatttgccaaggaatttcccatgtcctttgaatagagttcttcagcaaaagtgaatctgtctctatccttatttgatcccattgattgtcttttaaatacctaagagcctgtaaaatggctagggcctctgcctcggtgttggtgctttgaagatcctctatttctctggcctgtgcttgtatcacatctcccctttcatcccttacacaaaaggcccatgaactcctacccgggtttcctcttgaggctccatcagtattgacttttatccatccaatatctggagttctccaagtcactggtgttactcttatctttggagagtatctctgtaatgcctcaacaatcacactccaattatatggtgcatacctaaaatttttccttctcaccttcatgaattgaatcaaagtatgcatcacctggtaaatgagttttgtgattgacaccttcccttcgtgtctcatagtgtttctcctcttccagagttcccaaataataatagcagGGACAGCTTGGTTGATGCATTTGACATGTCGTCTACTAGGCATATCCCACCATCTGTTAATTATTTGGGTGACTTGCAAATTCTCAGTATTTATTCCCACTGGTCCACAAAAATACTTTCAGATGGCTTGAGCTGTTGGTGAGTGTAAAAAGACATGGGAGGTATCTTCCACTTCTGGATGCTGACAACAATAGCATCTGGAAGGGAATTGGTGTCCCCATTTCTTCAACTTATCATCCAGTGGTAGTTTGAACTTCCAAAATCTCCAAATAAAAAAAGATATCTTTATTGGTAGTCCTTTAATCCACATCTGCTTATACAAATTACTGGGGTCTTTTCTTTGTCTGAGCAATTGAAATGCAGACCCAACTGTGAATTTCCCCCTCGAATCTAATTTCCAGAAAGCCTTATCTGCTTGGCCATTTTCATTTGGTGGATTAATGTGCTGCACAATATGATTTGCTAGATCCTCAGGAAGGATTCTTCTTAGCAACTGTTCATCCCATTGCCCCACTTCTGCAGTTTCTTTTACAAGAATGATTGTGGGATcacactcaaaatctggtggagtaatatggtatagggctcccagtcctgtccaattatcaaaccaaaaataagaattaccttgttgaagcttccaccatatctcatgttccatctcatcttggtatttaatcatcttcttccacacataagtacctgatccgctaggggctatcacagcatgaaacttctttaagtacttattactcatgaaagttctccataaggattgtttggttCTCATGTTCCACCACAGTTTAGCAAAGAGGGCTTTAGATATATCTTGTAGGCTTCTGAACCCCATGCCACCTTGACATAAGGTTGTCCAAGTTGCCCAGTGTTTACTTGAATTTCCCACAGAGTTGCTCCAAAAGAACTTAGCAAACAATCTATGAATCTGAGCAAGTATAGCACTAGGAGGGTCACAAGCGGATAGTAGGTGTATAGACATGCTCTGTAAAACATGTTTAATCAGTGTTGTCCTTCCTCCAATAGATAACAGCTTACCAGTCCATGAGCTCAGTCTATTCTGAATCTTTTCTATTATCTCCTTGTAGTGAATGTTCCTTCTTCTCCCATAGTAAATTGGTACACCCAAATATGTGAATGGAAAATCCTTTTTAGGAATCTGAGTGACAAAAAATACCAGCTCCTTAATGTTATGAGATGTcaaatgatgcatataaacagcacttttctgcttgttgatcttctgaccactcaccttctcataattactcaaagtcttcatcactaatctcatagactgttcattagcagaggtgaaaatgatagtatcatctgcatatgccaaatgattgacatatggactccattttggcatcccaTATTCCTTGTACTCAGCCTCAGTATGCAGTGCATTGAGAGCCCTAGACAAACATTCTGCAGCCAAAATGAATAAAGTAGGGGACAGTGgatctccttgctttactcctctagatgatttgaaaaatccatgaggttgcccattaatcagaatggaataccaattatttgagaTAACTCTAAACACCATATCAATAGTAAATTCACCGAACCCCATTCTCCTCAAGACTTTAGTTAGAAATAACCATGATAccctgtcataagccttttccatGTCAAGCTTAATGGCAACATTTGCAGGATTTTCTCTAATCCTAATATCATGTACAATTTCCTGAGCCAACAGAATGTTTTCTACAATACTCCTGCCTTTAACAAATCCTGATTGCTGAGGTGAAATGATCTCAGGCAGCAGATATATTAGTCTTTCATGAATGATTCTTGAGATAACTTTGCTAGTGATGTTACTCAAGCTGATTggcctcatatcagaaaatgtattaatttctttcttctttggtatCAAAACCAAATTGGTACATGTTACATACCTTgggagttcatgcccacagaagAATGATCTCACCATGGTCACCAAGTCATTTGCAATAATTTCCCAACAAGCTTGGAAAAATCTTCCAGTGAAACCATCAGGACCCCCTGCACTGTCTCCATTTAAACCAAAAACTGCTTTTTTTCACCTCTGCTTCATCTGGCATTTCATagagttgttgattttgttcttcTGTAACCATTTTAGGAATCTTATCAAGCATAGAGAAATCTGTAGGGATATTTTCCTCTTTGAATTGGTCTGAGAAAAATCTGATTGCTTCCTGCGCAATCTCCTCTTCAGTGTCCAGCCAGGTACCTATATGATCTTGAATTCTCTGTAATtgtagctttcttctctttccattgacatgagcatgaaagaattttgtgtttctatctccatcctgaaaccactgcatccctgctttttgtctccaaaTTTTTTCTTCAATAGCATAAAACCTGATCAGATCAGCTTGTACCCTTTGTAGCCTTTCCCTGTTAAGCCCTGTAGGATTCTGTTCAAATTCCTGCTCATGCACCTGCACCACTTCCTTCAGAGTTGCAatttgcttgaagatatcaccATAAGTGTCCCTACTCCACTTAGAGAGAGCTCTTCCCACCTTTTTTAACTTATTATGAAAGTTAAAGAAGGGGTCTGAGCCATAAGATTCCACCCAATTTTCTTTGATTACATCTAGAAAAGATTTATGCTccacccaaaaattaagaaacctgAAAGATTTCCTAATTGGTCTACTATATGCTCTCATATTTACCAGCAAAGGGGAGTGGTCAGAACCTTGTTTAATGAGATGTTCTACCTCCAAATTAGGAAACCAATTCTGCAGAGCCTGATTTCCCAAACATCTGTCCAGTCTTTTAAATATACAAGCCTCATCAgatctcccattccaccatgtgaacaTACTTCCAGTAAAACCAAGATCCATCAGTTGGCAAATGTCTATACATTGTCTAAAATCCTCTGTTTCAGCAAACTGTACAGGAAGACCCCCAAATTTCTCAATGTCATctgtaatgacattaaaatccccacCCACAAGCCATGGGATGGTGATGTGTGAAGACATGTCATATAGATCCTCCCATAGAGCTATTCTCCCACTTCTATCAGTACTCGCATAAACAACTGTAAGCACCAACTCTTGCCCATCACCCAAATGAGTGAATCTACAGGATAACAGTTGTTCTGTATCTCTCattatttctacttgaatttctgCATCCACAAAAATCCAAATCTTCCCATTCACATTATGCCATGATGTCCCCATATTTAACCACAATTTGTACATGTCAATATGTCTAACATGCTGGAAAAGGCTCTAGTAACGCAACATAATTAAAATGTTTCTGTTTATGTAATAGTACTACCCTCTCAAAGGCCTGTTGAGTGTTTACAGACCTTATATTCCATATTAATGAGCTATTCATTGAGAAACTCCTTTAGAACATGTCATCCTTGTTTGTACTCCTCCCACTGTCTTGGGAGGAACACTTTTATCTCTTGCCTTGTGACCCTTTTTAGTTTTTGTCAAGTGTTTAGGGGAAATATCTCCTTTATTGTGGCCATCCATTAAATCAGAACTAATAGTTTCACCTGCTTCCTCCTCTCCAATATCTATtttattctgattcacttcttctTGTGTTGTGTTTTCATGATCTTTGGCTACCAGTTGATACTTATGATTTCCTGAAATTGCCTGCTTTTCTATGTCTGTATCTTTGTTGTTTTGATCTCTCTGATCCCTTGCTTGTGTTGCCTtttcattattttgttccttattagCAGATGATGCTGTATCTCCTTCACCCATATTGTTTGCATCAGGAGGCTCTTCCGGTAAGTCCTTCATTTGATCCACTTGTTGTCTAGCTGATTCCACTTGCTGATATGAGCTTGAATTAACACTGTCATGTACTTCTATGGGTTGAAGTACATCTTGGCCTTCAGTAATCTGTTTGTTATCATCTTCTTTTTTGTTATCATTTTCCACGATATCTGTAATTGTTCTTTCTGAATCTTGTATGGCTATCTCCTCTAACTGATTACCCCTTTCCCCTTTCTCCTTCTTATTATTTTGCTCTTGTCTGCTATCTATCTTTCTCTGCTCCTTCATAGCTTTGTTATTTTCTGTTTGTTTCCCAAAGGCAGCATCCACCCATGGCCTAGCTGTCTCTTTAACAGGATTGCTACTATGTGTGCTTTCTTCTTGTGTttcattttgattttcttgttcctCCTCCAAGTCCACCAAAGTGTTAAATTTGTTGCATGTAGCAGTGACTGTTGTCTCTTTCTGTTGGCTATGATTTGCATTTCCCTTCTCAGCATTGAAGTTTCTGTTGTCTTTGATGGGATTCCAATTTCCCGAATTTCCTAACACTCTTCCACCTGCCAACACTCTAGCAGAATAATTGTACAAATTATTGTATCCTCTATAATTgtattttccataattctttttcCCTTCATATCCTTGTTGGTTTCCATCCTCTTGCTTTTGTTTGCCTTTGTCATTAGCCTgctttttattatgttgttcctCTGCTTGTAATCTCTTGGCCTTTTTTGCTTCAGTTTCTTTATCCTCTTGGAGATCTTTATTGCTTTCCTTACTATTGTGCACTTCATCAGAGCTTTTATGAGGTTTTGTCTTGCCATTCTCTTTTGGTATTTCCTCCCTTTCATTGTCATACTGAACAAGCTCTGTATTTATAATTCTACAATCATACTCATCATGTCCCTGTAATTTACATTCCTTGCAATACTTAGGAaggtaatcataatgaatctgaACATTAACAGTCCTTATTGCTCCTGTTTTTTCATTTTCGATATCCATCCTCACTATTTTGGGTAGATCCGCTAACAAATCTACTAAAACCttgaccctagcacaactaggtctagtcTTGTTGATCGTAGCCATATCCAATTGTATAGGAATACCCACTGCAGATGCAATTGAAAAAAGAGTTTCCTTCACAAAGTATGTAGGCAATAACTTTGGAAAGGAAATCCATGCCATTGTCTTTGATGTTTCTTCATCAACCTTGAAATTCGAATCATAGATCATTGTTCTCATTTGGTACGAGTATCCCTCTCTATCTTGAATGTAGTATACAGGCTTTGATGTGAAATTCACAAAGTCTTCAAAAAGACTTAATCTGATAAGCATATGGCGGTTTCTTAGAAAACCTGTTCTACACTCACCTTTTATTCCACATTGTGTAGGGATTATGAAACAAAGTTGTTCAATATCTGGCTGGCCATATGAAAACTTTCCTATCACGGCATACTGAAGATTTTCAATGATATTCATCTGATCAACTTCTACTTCAGTGTATTTAATGTATGGCACCCCTGTAGAAAAGTTATTGGTTTCATTGGAATTTGGGGCAGTGATTGGATCTGACTATGTAATGCATCATTCAAGGTTTTTGGTTTGAACAGATCTGAATATTGTAATGGATTAGGATTGGTTTTTGGAACAGTCGTAGTTAGTGAGGGTTGGCCAGCCTCCATTGTGGACTGGCCACCGGCCATCACTTATTCCACAATTGAATTTAATTTGTTAATTCGGGAGATCTATATGGGACGGAAAAGTGATGCAAAGTACCAATCTTTAAAGGTAAAATTGATTCAGATCTTGAGCAAatctaaaaataaaattaattgcACAAGAGAAGTAGCTAAAGAATTGTACAACTAAACAGAGAAAGAGTCAGATCTGACAAATTTGAAAATAATCTATGTATCTTCAGATCTTCAGTCTGCTTTTCTGGACAGTTTGAATTTTTAGtaattgtgattttttttttttccttttaaattttAACAAAGCAGAAGAAGAACTAATGGAGCTAATATGGCAGAATGGTCAAGTAATTATGCAAAGCCAAAATCATAGATGTATGAAAACAGCTCAACAATCATGGAATATTAAACCACAATAAATACAGCAATAGCAGACACAGAGGATTGATGAAACAATGGCAAGTTCAATAGATCAAACCTGAATTCAGTAGCTTCGATCTTTCTTTACCTGTAAATTAATCCTCTGCTGCTCTTAATTAAACAAGTACGAATTACAGCGGCACCTTCACCGTCATTTCAGATCTTCGATTTGTGATGAACACCAAAAAATTTCAGATGTATCTTGGATTGGAAAGCTTTGGAGCTAAGGAGAGAGATCGTCACTGTGCCGTGAGGTGTTTTCATTCCCCCTGTTGGGCCATAGATTTTCCTTGACCCTTTAAAAGGCAATTCAAATTACTGGACAATTAAACATTTGTTTGAATGCAACGTCCTCTCAATGAGAAAACACATGGAATGTTTACATTAGATCATAACTTTATTTCTAAGTTCGATACATTATATACATCATTTAATGGTCATACAATCAAACTTTTTTATAATTGTTATTTGTTATAACAACATTTTACAATAAAGGCTTGATTTTTCTTCAGAACTAATTTTTCAAGTTATATGTTATTTTTCTATAACAATATCCTACACATAACAGTATTGTCATTTATTATATCGGTACATTTATTGTAAAATCAACTCTCCATAATAGTCATACTCAAATATTatttaataatattttataaGAAATATAATATGTGtgcaaataaaatattaaaattttaacGATAATCATCATTATTGTCATGCACATAGTAAACTTCAAATACGAATGCTACCACTTATATGATGTTTGACGCAACACTTACAATACTTGAAATACACTGATGAAGAGATTATTGCGCAAGTCATTTGAGTGGAAGAACAAGAGACCACGGATGCAGAAGGTGACAACGAAAGTGCTAATGAAGAGTCTTAACTCACTGCTACTTGGGTGAGATAGAAGAATCAATTATTGAGTTTTTAGACAACCTTCAAGGAAAAGCTATTGAGTTCCCTTTTGCTGGAAGCTCGGACTAAAATCTTCATAAATTCAAGCGGTATATTATCACTAAAAGACTAGAATTTACCAAAtaacctacaattgtagaatttTTACGTcaaacttaaaatatttaaattttcaatgtattttaaatgcatatgttccttaaattttaattctttatTGGTACGATACAACTAGTTAATGCATTTATTAGTActttattagtcttttcaattgtaattaatgaaatatgaaaatcaattgacattttaaaattaacaagtattttgttttcatttataacataaaagtgtagaaaaataatttttacgtattttttattataataacagctaaatgagatctaCATATCAAATGTCAGTATACATAAATAACAGCAGCCcactatagcagccatgaaaTTTCCAGACAAACATTGTCATTATAGAGAAGTTTGACCGTATAAAAAACATAATATTGCATTCCTTAATTTAGTGTAGAAGATGAATGTGATAAGTTTTGCGAGTTAATCCTATCAGTAGCCTTTTTACATTCATATTTAGGAATAATTTCATAGACCTTTTTCAGATTTGGCTTCATAAGCTTATCTCCTTcattgttt
Coding sequences within it:
- the LOC132601901 gene encoding uncharacterized protein LOC132601901; the encoded protein is MGTSWHNVNGKIWIFVDAEIQVEIMRDTEQLLSCRFTHLGDGQELVLTVVYASTDRSGRIALWEDLYDMSSHITIPWLVGGDFNVITDDIEKFGGLPVQFAETEDFRQCIDICQLMDLGFTGSMFTWWNGRSDEACIFKRLDRCLGNQALQNWFPNLEVEHLIKQGSDHSPLLVNMRAYSRPIRKSFRFLNFWVEHKSFLDVIKENWVESYGSDPFFNFHNKLKKVGRALSKWSRDTYGDIFKQIATLKEVVQVHEQEFEQNPTGLNRERLQRVQADLIRKLQLQRIQDHIGTWLDTEEEIAQEAIRFFSDQFKEENIPTDFSMLDKIPKMVTEEQNQQLYEMPDEAEQSGFVKGRSIVENILLAQEIVHDIRIRENPANVAIKLDMEKAYDRIPKKDFPFTYLGVPIYYGRRRNIHYKEIIEKIQNRLSSWTGKLLSIGGRTTLIKHVLQSMSIHLLSACDPPSAILAQIHRLFAKFFWSNSVGNSNFECDPTIILVKETAEVGQWDEQLLRRILPEDLANHIVQHINPPNENGQADKAFWKLDSRGKFTVGSAFQLLRQRKDPSNLYKQMWIKGLPIKISFFIWRFWKFKLPLDDKLKKWGHQFPSRCYCCQHPEVEDTSHVFLHSPTAQAI